The Variovorax paradoxus genome window below encodes:
- a CDS encoding LysR family transcriptional regulator codes for MHKSGLIELEVVLAVARRQGFRAAAVELEMSTTAVSNAVSSLEARLGARLFHRTTRSVSLTEAGRQFVEQIGPAVTSIRDAMDSVGERRATLGGTLRINSALGAALMVFRPLVVEFLRRHPGVTVDIVTEGRMVDIVAEGFDAGLRLAPLVPRDMVRVPLGGSLRMAVVASADYFTNRPRPEVPTDLMQHACIRARLPSGVPSPWEFAQGGEPFTVDVPGPLVLDAPMLMLEAVRQGVGVAQLAEWYVAEDLAGGRLVRVLDEWTVPVPGLCLYYAGHRHLPAALRALVDLVHELRVGEEKRSGGAGVAKGKRGSGKARSKHG; via the coding sequence ATGCACAAGAGCGGCCTGATCGAACTCGAGGTGGTGCTGGCCGTCGCGCGGCGGCAGGGCTTTCGCGCCGCGGCGGTGGAGCTGGAGATGTCGACCACCGCCGTCAGCAACGCCGTGTCGAGCCTCGAGGCCCGGCTCGGCGCGCGGCTGTTCCATCGCACCACGCGCAGCGTCTCGCTGACCGAGGCCGGTCGTCAGTTCGTCGAGCAGATCGGCCCGGCCGTCACGAGCATCCGCGATGCGATGGACAGCGTCGGTGAGCGCCGGGCCACCTTGGGCGGCACCCTGCGCATCAACAGCGCGCTGGGCGCGGCGCTCATGGTGTTCCGGCCGCTCGTGGTGGAGTTCCTGCGCCGTCACCCGGGCGTGACCGTCGACATCGTCACCGAGGGCCGCATGGTCGACATCGTCGCCGAGGGCTTCGACGCCGGCCTGCGCCTCGCGCCATTGGTGCCGCGCGACATGGTGCGCGTGCCGCTCGGCGGCAGCCTGCGCATGGCCGTGGTGGCGTCGGCCGACTACTTCACGAACCGTCCCCGGCCCGAGGTGCCCACCGACCTGATGCAACACGCCTGCATCCGCGCGCGCCTGCCGAGCGGCGTGCCTTCGCCGTGGGAGTTCGCGCAAGGCGGCGAGCCGTTCACTGTGGATGTGCCGGGGCCGCTGGTGCTCGATGCGCCGATGCTGATGCTCGAGGCGGTGCGGCAAGGCGTGGGGGTGGCGCAGCTGGCCGAGTGGTATGTGGCGGAGGATTTAGCAGGCGGGCGGCTGGTGCGAGTGCTCGACGAGTGGACGGTGCCTGTGCCTGGGTTGTGCCTCTACTACGCGGGGCATCGGCATCTGCCTGCGGCGTTGCGGGCGTTGGTGGATTTGGTGCATGAGCTGCGGGTGGGTGAGGAGAAACGAAGTGGCGGGGCCGGCGTTGCGAAAGGAAAGCGCGGGAGCGGCAAGGCGAGATCGAAACACGGTTGA
- a CDS encoding type II toxin-antitoxin system RelE/ParE family toxin: MNAYSVEHYLTAGEHRDPYLDWLQRLRDNQAKVSVIRRVARIELGNFGDHKFCRDGVWELRIDLGPGYRVYYALSGHRVVLLLCGGDKRTQETDIAKAVIHWQDWQRRADDEKQAP; this comes from the coding sequence ATGAATGCCTACAGCGTCGAACACTATCTGACGGCGGGCGAGCACCGCGATCCCTACCTGGACTGGTTGCAGCGTCTTCGTGACAACCAGGCGAAGGTGTCGGTGATTCGTCGTGTAGCCCGGATCGAGCTGGGCAATTTCGGCGATCACAAGTTTTGCCGCGATGGTGTCTGGGAATTGCGTATCGACCTGGGGCCGGGCTACCGGGTGTACTACGCCCTGTCCGGCCATCGCGTGGTGCTGCTGCTGTGCGGTGGCGACAAGCGGACTCAGGAGACGGACATCGCCAAAGCGGTGATTCACTGGCAGGACTGGCAACGGAGAGCGGACGATGAGAAGCAAGCCCCATGA
- a CDS encoding addiction module antidote protein, translating into MRSKPHDEAMAELYRSDPALALEVINTILADGDQAELLIVLRQMTQAFGGVQAVAEQAQLNPTQLYRTLSPKGNPALSSLSAILRAMGLRLAVQPLVVSTQAS; encoded by the coding sequence ATGAGAAGCAAGCCCCATGACGAAGCGATGGCCGAGCTGTATCGCAGCGATCCGGCCCTCGCGCTCGAGGTCATCAACACCATCCTGGCCGACGGCGACCAGGCCGAGCTGCTGATCGTGCTGCGCCAGATGACGCAGGCATTCGGCGGGGTGCAGGCCGTGGCCGAGCAGGCGCAGCTGAATCCGACCCAGCTCTATCGCACGTTGTCGCCGAAGGGCAACCCTGCGCTCAGCAGCCTGTCTGCCATTCTCAGGGCCATGGGGCTGCGATTGGCGGTGCAGCCGCTGGTGGTATCTACGCAGGCCAGCTGA
- the aadA gene encoding AadA family aminoglycoside 3''-O-nucleotidyltransferase: MTAWLPIDIAPQLSLARVVLERHLASTLESLHLFGSAVDGGLQPESDIDLLVCVTTPLTPATRQALMTDLLSVSAPPGTDAALRPLEVTIVVHDEVLPWRYPARRELQFGEWLRDELKAGVFDAPELDRDLAILLTKARQHSVALIGPAAETLFDPVPASDFAQALHDTIGIWNEPADWDGDERNVVLALARIWFSAATGGIASKDAAAAWVIERLPDELRPLMARAREAYLGQAVDDLAARQGEVAAFVAHAKPAVERALASKGDGPH; encoded by the coding sequence ATGACCGCATGGCTTCCCATCGATATCGCTCCGCAACTCTCGCTCGCCCGCGTCGTGCTCGAACGCCACCTGGCCAGTACCCTCGAATCCCTCCACCTGTTCGGCTCGGCCGTCGACGGCGGCCTCCAGCCCGAAAGCGACATCGACCTGCTGGTCTGCGTGACCACGCCGCTGACGCCCGCGACCCGGCAGGCGCTGATGACCGACCTGCTCTCGGTGTCGGCCCCGCCAGGTACCGACGCGGCGCTGCGCCCGCTCGAGGTGACGATCGTCGTGCACGACGAGGTGCTTCCCTGGCGCTACCCGGCGCGGCGCGAACTGCAGTTCGGCGAATGGCTGCGCGACGAGTTGAAGGCCGGCGTCTTCGACGCGCCCGAGCTCGACCGCGACCTCGCGATCCTGCTGACCAAGGCCAGGCAGCACAGCGTCGCGCTGATCGGCCCCGCCGCCGAGACCCTGTTCGATCCGGTGCCCGCGAGCGACTTCGCACAGGCGCTGCACGACACCATCGGCATCTGGAACGAACCCGCGGACTGGGATGGCGACGAGCGCAACGTGGTGCTCGCGCTGGCACGCATCTGGTTCAGTGCCGCGACCGGTGGCATTGCTTCGAAGGATGCGGCTGCGGCTTGGGTGATCGAACGGCTGCCCGACGAGTTGCGGCCGTTGATGGCGCGGGCTAGGGAGGCCTATCTGGGGCAGGCGGTGGACGATCTGGCGGCGCGGCAGGGTGAGGTGGCGGCGTTCGTGGCGCATGCCAAACCTGCTGTCGAGCGGGCGTTGGCGTCGAAAGGGGATGGGCCGCACTGA
- a CDS encoding DUF899 domain-containing protein, translated as MNATTTEAGTAHHAVVSRDQWTEARRILLEREKELTRLGDQIARERRALPWVRVEKDYVFDTPDGPRALADLFEGRSQLLVQHFMFAPGWEQGCPSCSYMADHNDGAAPHLAARDVTLLVVSRNALPEIERFRERMGWKFKWVSSARSDFNHDFHVSFTPEEFASGSVYYNFGMQPFPQAEAPGISVFFKDAAGQVFHTYSRYGRGVEVMMGAYPLIDLVPKGRDEEGLEHTMAWVRHHDRYESRPAAHACCGSRG; from the coding sequence ATGAATGCAACGACCACCGAAGCAGGCACGGCGCACCACGCCGTCGTCTCCAGGGACCAATGGACCGAGGCGCGCCGCATCCTGCTGGAACGCGAGAAGGAACTCACGCGACTGGGCGACCAGATCGCGCGCGAACGCCGCGCGCTGCCCTGGGTGCGCGTCGAGAAGGATTACGTCTTCGACACGCCCGACGGCCCGCGCGCGCTGGCCGATCTGTTCGAGGGCCGCAGCCAGCTGCTGGTGCAGCACTTCATGTTCGCGCCCGGCTGGGAGCAAGGCTGCCCGAGCTGCTCGTACATGGCCGACCACAACGACGGCGCCGCCCCGCACCTGGCTGCGCGCGATGTCACGCTGCTCGTGGTCTCGCGCAATGCGCTGCCCGAGATCGAGCGCTTTCGCGAACGCATGGGCTGGAAGTTCAAGTGGGTGTCGTCGGCACGCAGCGACTTCAACCACGACTTCCACGTCAGCTTCACGCCCGAGGAATTCGCGAGCGGCTCGGTCTACTACAACTTCGGCATGCAGCCCTTTCCGCAGGCCGAGGCGCCGGGCATCAGCGTGTTCTTCAAGGACGCGGCGGGCCAGGTGTTCCACACCTACTCGCGCTATGGCCGCGGCGTGGAGGTGATGATGGGTGCCTATCCGCTGATCGACCTCGTGCCCAAGGGGCGCGACGAGGAAGGGCTCGAGCACACGATGGCATGGGTGCGGCATCACGACCGCTACGAATCGCGGCCCGCGGCGCATGCGTGCTGCGGATCGCGCGGCTGA
- a CDS encoding PQQ-binding-like beta-propeller repeat protein: MTAKTIHDSSSARAAEIVREYGPFAGATQVHGVTHDGQRVWAATGEKLVAFDPDSGETTKALDRACDAGTAFDGTHLYQIAEARIDKIDPATGQVLASIPAPGQGSDSGLTWAEGSLWVGQYRDRKIHEIDPATGAVRRTIECNRFVTGVTWVDGELWHGTWEAEESDIRRIDPRSGEVLERLAMPRGTGVSGLESDGAGLFYCGGGPSGKVRAVRRPAH; this comes from the coding sequence ATGACAGCCAAGACCATCCACGACAGTTCCAGCGCCCGGGCGGCCGAGATCGTGCGCGAGTACGGGCCCTTCGCGGGCGCCACCCAGGTGCACGGCGTGACCCACGACGGCCAGCGCGTCTGGGCCGCCACCGGCGAGAAGCTGGTGGCCTTCGACCCCGACAGCGGCGAGACCACGAAGGCGCTGGACCGCGCCTGCGATGCCGGCACGGCCTTCGACGGCACCCATCTCTACCAGATCGCCGAAGCCCGCATCGACAAGATCGACCCCGCCACCGGCCAGGTGCTGGCCTCGATCCCCGCGCCCGGCCAGGGCAGCGACTCGGGCCTGACCTGGGCCGAGGGCAGCCTGTGGGTGGGCCAGTACCGCGACCGCAAGATCCACGAGATCGATCCCGCGACCGGCGCCGTGCGCCGCACCATCGAGTGCAACCGCTTCGTGACCGGCGTGACCTGGGTCGACGGCGAGCTGTGGCACGGCACCTGGGAGGCCGAGGAGAGCGACATCCGCCGCATCGACCCGCGCAGCGGCGAGGTGCTCGAGCGGCTCGCGATGCCGCGCGGCACCGGCGTCAGCGGGCTCGAGTCCGACGGCGCCGGCCTCTTCTACTGCGGCGGCGGCCCGAGCGGCAAGGTCCGCGCGGTGCGCCGGCCCGCGCACTGA
- a CDS encoding helix-turn-helix domain-containing protein yields the protein MDSLIAAAARALAAGDALGALKRVALRDDPPALALRGIAMAQLGDHARARELLRRAARGFSAHEALARARCVVAEAEVALAMRDLGGSPRALLAAAATLEAHADPANALQAWLIAARRSLLLGRLDEARDALAHLDGQGLPASLAAVAELATAELALRSLRTALAREALARARIAAEHAGVPALLAEVVDTRAALDRPAARQRFPGGERMLRLDEVEALLDSGTLVVDACRRAVGAGTTWRALARRPVLFALALALAEAWPGDVEREALIAQVFRTRDPDETHRARLRVEIGRLRALVKPLARIEASARGFVLRPHDERPVSVLAPPIAGEQAALLALLSDGAAWSTSALALALDASQRTVQRALADLEAEGRVRAIGQTRARRWLAPPLAGFTTILLLPSTLAIA from the coding sequence ATGGACTCCCTGATCGCCGCCGCCGCACGCGCGCTGGCCGCGGGCGATGCGCTCGGCGCGCTCAAGCGGGTCGCGCTGCGCGACGATCCGCCGGCGCTGGCGCTGCGCGGCATCGCCATGGCCCAGCTCGGCGACCATGCACGCGCCCGCGAACTGCTGCGCCGCGCCGCGCGCGGCTTCAGCGCGCACGAAGCGCTGGCACGCGCGCGCTGCGTGGTCGCCGAGGCCGAGGTGGCGCTGGCGATGCGCGACCTCGGCGGCTCGCCGCGCGCGCTGCTGGCGGCGGCCGCCACGCTCGAGGCGCATGCCGATCCCGCCAATGCGCTGCAGGCCTGGCTGATCGCGGCGCGGCGATCGCTGCTGCTCGGGCGGCTCGACGAGGCGCGCGACGCGCTGGCCCATCTCGATGGCCAGGGCCTGCCGGCCTCGCTCGCGGCCGTGGCCGAACTCGCCACCGCCGAACTGGCGCTGCGTTCCCTGCGCACCGCACTGGCGCGCGAAGCCCTGGCCCGTGCGCGCATCGCCGCCGAACACGCGGGCGTGCCGGCCCTGCTGGCCGAGGTGGTCGACACGCGCGCCGCGCTCGACCGTCCCGCCGCGCGGCAACGCTTTCCCGGCGGCGAACGGATGCTGCGGCTCGACGAGGTCGAGGCGCTGCTCGATTCGGGCACGCTGGTGGTCGATGCCTGCCGCCGCGCCGTGGGCGCGGGCACGACATGGCGCGCGCTGGCACGCCGCCCGGTGCTGTTCGCGCTCGCCCTCGCGCTGGCCGAGGCCTGGCCCGGCGACGTGGAACGCGAGGCGCTGATCGCGCAGGTGTTCCGCACGCGCGACCCCGACGAAACGCACCGCGCGCGCCTGCGCGTCGAGATCGGCCGGCTGCGCGCGCTGGTCAAGCCGCTGGCGCGCATCGAGGCCAGCGCGCGCGGCTTCGTGCTGCGTCCGCACGACGAGCGGCCCGTCTCGGTGCTGGCGCCGCCGATCGCCGGCGAGCAGGCCGCGCTGCTCGCGCTGCTGTCCGACGGCGCCGCCTGGTCGACCTCGGCGCTGGCGCTCGCGCTCGACGCCAGCCAGCGCACCGTGCAGCGCGCGCTGGCCGATCTCGAGGCCGAGGGCCGCGTGCGCGCCATCGGCCAGACCCGCGCGCGCCGCTGGCTGGCGCCGCCGCTGGCCGGTTTCACGACGATCTTGTTACTCCCCTCCACGCTCGCGATTGCATAG
- a CDS encoding helix-turn-helix transcriptional regulator, with the protein MATRAQRAYFGIHDQTNILPNPVPHRHEYFQIYVNTRGETTHFIGGGQRPIGPGTVSFVLPFLVHYIPNAADGVFHIINISKDYLLPSLDLDVFELSEVPLARAPELAPFRFQHCLDFRFDAAETEALQALCERMTQEAQRPSGEDTASHLLIRGHLLNLIGMVWRRYGEDFRHCEAQGMVLQSYKQAVLRCIRYITQNLAQELTLGDAAQASHVSATHLAHLLKSETGKTFLEIVTERRIDRAKTLLVFTSASAAEIGESTGFAEPAHFARRFRQVVGTTPSAYRRQYQGVGARTWIE; encoded by the coding sequence ATGGCCACGCGGGCGCAGCGCGCCTACTTCGGCATCCACGACCAGACCAACATCCTGCCGAACCCGGTGCCGCACCGGCACGAGTACTTCCAGATCTACGTCAACACGCGCGGCGAGACCACGCACTTCATCGGCGGCGGCCAGCGCCCGATCGGGCCGGGCACGGTGAGCTTCGTGCTGCCCTTCCTGGTCCACTACATCCCGAACGCGGCCGACGGCGTGTTCCACATCATCAACATCAGCAAGGACTACCTGCTGCCCTCGCTCGACCTCGACGTGTTCGAGCTGTCGGAGGTGCCGCTGGCGCGCGCGCCCGAGCTCGCGCCGTTCCGCTTCCAGCACTGCCTGGACTTCCGCTTCGACGCGGCCGAGACCGAAGCGCTGCAGGCGCTGTGCGAGCGCATGACGCAGGAGGCGCAGCGGCCCTCGGGCGAGGACACGGCCAGCCACCTGCTGATCCGCGGCCACCTGTTGAACCTGATCGGCATGGTGTGGCGGCGCTACGGCGAGGACTTCCGCCACTGCGAGGCGCAGGGCATGGTGCTGCAGTCGTACAAGCAGGCGGTGCTGCGCTGCATCCGCTACATCACGCAGAACCTGGCGCAGGAACTGACTCTGGGCGACGCGGCGCAGGCCAGCCACGTGTCGGCCACCCACCTGGCGCACCTGCTCAAGAGCGAGACCGGCAAGACCTTCCTCGAGATCGTGACCGAGCGGCGCATCGATCGCGCCAAGACGCTGCTGGTCTTCACCTCGGCCTCGGCGGCCGAGATCGGCGAGAGCACGGGCTTCGCCGAGCCGGCCCATTTCGCGCGCCGGTTCCGGCAGGTGGTGGGCACCACGCCCTCGGCCTACCGGCGCCAGTACCAGGGCGTGGGCGCGCGGACCTGGATCGAATAG
- a CDS encoding fumarylacetoacetate hydrolase family protein, whose amino-acid sequence MSPSPAPGAADALQVAPISIDIVGSDRQFPVRRVYCVGRNYLAHIREMKEGDERDPPFFFQKPADAVVTDGRVPYPALTEDFQFEFELVVAIGSEASNVSPDTALDHVFGYAAGLDMTRRDRQRECNKRGLPWEQGKSFDHSAPCGPIHPVARVGHIRSGVLNLAVNGSVRQDSVLEKMIWNVHEIVSELSKQYRLLPGDLIFTGTPEGVGPVQRGDRLTGRIEGLAPLQVEIV is encoded by the coding sequence ATGTCCCCCAGCCCCGCGCCCGGCGCCGCCGACGCCCTCCAGGTCGCCCCCATCTCCATCGACATCGTCGGCAGCGACCGACAGTTCCCCGTGCGCCGCGTCTACTGCGTGGGCCGCAACTACCTGGCCCACATCCGCGAGATGAAGGAGGGCGACGAGCGCGATCCGCCGTTCTTCTTCCAGAAGCCGGCCGATGCGGTGGTGACCGACGGGCGCGTGCCCTATCCGGCGCTGACCGAGGACTTCCAGTTCGAGTTCGAGCTGGTGGTGGCGATCGGCAGCGAGGCCTCCAATGTCTCGCCCGACACCGCGCTCGACCATGTGTTCGGCTACGCGGCCGGCCTCGACATGACGCGCCGCGATCGCCAGCGCGAGTGCAACAAGCGCGGCCTGCCATGGGAGCAGGGCAAGTCCTTCGACCATTCGGCGCCCTGCGGTCCGATCCACCCGGTGGCGCGCGTCGGCCATATCCGCTCGGGCGTGCTGAACCTCGCGGTCAACGGCAGCGTGCGGCAGGATTCGGTGCTCGAGAAGATGATCTGGAACGTGCACGAGATCGTCAGCGAGCTGTCGAAGCAGTACCGCCTGCTGCCCGGCGACCTGATCTTCACCGGCACGCCCGAGGGCGTGGGCCCGGTGCAGCGCGGCGACCGGCTCAC